In Aedes albopictus strain Foshan chromosome 3, AalbF5, whole genome shotgun sequence, the following are encoded in one genomic region:
- the LOC109412781 gene encoding fatty acyl-CoA reductase wat-like, whose translation MDSIPRKTVPETFAGADVFITGGSGFMGKVLIEKLLRSCPQIGNVFVLLRPRKGKLAKERVADLVQVPLFNKLREERPESFQKIVPINGDCSQLRLGLEDESIRRMANVEFVFHAAASVRFDDPLSKALLLNTRGTHEVLLWAKTLYNLKAIVHISTTYSNPEISHVEERLYPAKMEWRTAIKMAEMIDPEVLNTLTKKLTGFAPNTYTFTKGLAEQICYDYRHELPLVIFRPSIVINTETEPMPGWIENYNGPAGILSAHAAGIVRTFFVSIDCHMNCIPVDVSIKAIIIAAWKKSFSCKDDLVIYNSAAEPDKAMSNKFLYEESDYFSYRIPMMKMMWAPSGQVTTNRCLFYVLFFLYQVIPAFFVDVVLRMCKMKPFLLKLQRSIFYAQNSLMYFTTHDWVFDTHNFRSLSKDLGELDKIHFDIAYIRQGMLEYCSQCLLGCRRYLFKESDDSIMVAFKRLKIFELVDRLLKWAMFVGVAYVLRSYLATGWLIHN comes from the exons ATGGATTCGATTCCACGGAAAACCGTTCCGGAGACATTTGCCGGCGCTGACGTGTTCATAACCGGAGGTTCCGGCTTTATGGGCAAGGTGTTGATCGAGAAACTGCTGAGATCGTGTCCGCAGATTGGAAACGTGTTTGTACTGTTGAGGCCACGCAAGGGTAAGCTGGCTAAGGAACGAGTGGCCGATTTGGTTCAGGTTCCG TTGTTCAACAAACTGCGAGAAGAACGACCGGAGTCGTTTCAGAAAATTGTCCCGATCAATGGAGATTGTTCACAGTTGAGGCTGGGATTGGAAGATGAGAGCATCAGACGCATGGCGAATGTTGAGTTTGTGTTTCACGCAGCGGCTAGTGTACGGTTCGACGATCCGTTGAGCAAAGCCTTACTGTTGAATACCCGAGGAACCCATGAGGTCTTGCTTTGGGCGAAGACTTTGTATAACTTGAAGGCGATTGTGCACATTTCTACCACTTATTCCAATCCAGAGATATCACATGTGGAGGAGCGGCTATATCCGGCCAAAATGGAGTGGAGGACTGCAATCAAAATGGCGGAGATGATAGATCCGGAAGTGTTGAATACGTTAACTAAAAA GTTAACCGGTTTTGCCCCAAACACATATACCTTCACAAAAGGTCTAGCAGAGCAGATCTGCTATGATTACCGACACGAGCTACCGTTGGTGATCTTCCGACCTTCGATTGTGATCAACACAGAGACGGAACCTATGCCGGGTTGGATCGAGAACTACAACGGCCCAGCCGGTATCTTGTCAGCTCACGCCGCTGGTATAGTGCGAACGTTTTTCGTCAGCATAGACTGCCACATGAATTGCATCCCCGTGGATGTCAGTATAAAGGCAATCATCATAGCTGCATGGAAGAAGTCTTTTAGCTGTAAGGACGATCTAGTCATATACAATAGCGCGGCGGAGCCCGACAAAGCCATGAGCAATAAGTTTCTGTACGAAGAATCCGACTACTTCTCCTATCGAATTCCAATGATGAAGATGATGTGGGCCCCTTCAGGGCAAGTCACTACCAACAGATGTTTGTTCTATGTGCTGTTCTTTTTGTACCAGGTTATTCCAGcgttttttgtagatgtagttctACGAATGTGTAAAATGAAGCCTTT CCTCCTCAAACTGCAGCGTTCGATCTTCTACGCACAGAACTCGCTGATGTACTTCACCACGCATGATTGGGTGTTCGATACCCACAACTTCCGTAGCCTATCCAAGGATCTTGGTGAGCTGGACAAAATCCACTTCGACATTGCCTACATCAGGCAGGGCATGCTGGAGTACTGCAGTCAATGTTTGCTGGGTTGTCGGCGGTATTTGTTCAAGGAAAGTGACGACTCCATCATGGTCGCTTTCAAAAGACTGAAGATTTTTGAACTGGTTGATAGGCTGTTGAAATGGGCAATGTTCGTAGGAGTGGCCTATGTGCTACGGAGTTATCTGGCAACAGGCTGGTTAATACATAATTAA